The Arachis hypogaea cultivar Tifrunner chromosome 16, arahy.Tifrunner.gnm2.J5K5, whole genome shotgun sequence genome contains a region encoding:
- the LOC112757014 gene encoding thioredoxin-like protein CDSP32, chloroplastic, producing the protein MATITNSFIFKSPASLSVSLSSHPNKLLPLSSLQFLSTQAQSSSCGSGWQQSRVITRATSSAASGAKKASEERVQKVHSIEEFDDALRAAKNRLVVVEYASSDSLESSQIYPFMVDLSRQCNDVEFLLVMGDESDKTRDLCKREKIDKVPHFSFYKSMEKIHEEEGIGPERLVGDVLYYGDSHSAVVQLHSREDVEKLIEENKEGHKLVVLDVGLKHCGPCVKVYPTVLKLSRQMADSVVFARMNGDENDSCMQFLRDMDVVEVPTFLFIRDGVIRGRYVGSGKGELIGEILRYQGVRVTY; encoded by the exons ATGGCTACCATCACCAACAGTTTCATATTCAAGTCCCCTGCATCTCTCTCCGTCTCCCTTTCAAGCCACCCAAATAAGCTGCTTCCACTTTCTTCTCTACAATTTCTGAGCACACAAGCACAATCTTCTTCTTGTGGTTCTGGTTGGCAACAGAGCCGGGTGATTACAAGAGCCACATCATCAGCAGCATCGGGGGCGAAAAAAGCAAGCGAGGAGAGAGTTCAGAAGGTTCATAGCATTGAGGAGTTCGACGACGCGCTTAGAGCGGCGAAGAACAGGCTGGTGGTGGTAGAATACGCATCGAGTGACAGCTTGGAGAGCAGCCAGATATACCCTTTCATGGTGGACCTTAGCAGGCAATGCAACGACGTTGAGTTCCTTCTCGTGATGGGTGACGAGTCCGACAAGACCCGCGACCTCTGCAAAAGAGAGAAAATCGACAAAGTGCCTCACTTCAGCTTCTACAAGAGCATGGAGAAGATCCACGAAGAGGAAG GTATTGGACCGGAGAGGCTGGTAGGGGATGTGCTATACTACGGGGACAGCCATTCAGCAGTGGTGCAGCTGCACAGCAGGGAGGACGTGGAGAAGCTGATAGAGGAGAACAAGGAAGGGCACAAGCTGGTGGTGCTGGACGTGGGCCTCAAGCACTGCGGCCCCTGCGTCAAGGTGTACCCCACCGTCCTCAAGCTCTCCAGGCAGATGGCCGACTCCGTCGTCTTCGCCAGGATGAACGGCGACGAGAATGACAGCTGCATGCAGTTCCTCAGGGACATGGACGTCGTGGAGGTCCCCACCTTCCTGTTCATCAGAGACGGCGTCATTCGTGGCCGATATGTTGGTTCTGGCAAGGGAGAGCTCATTGGCGAGATTCTCCGCTACCAAGGTGTGCGTGTCACTTACTAA
- the LOC112756505 gene encoding uncharacterized protein At1g76070 has protein sequence MENNNNNKQNSSSKLRSKILKILPKAAAAVHVTFQNPPFSPGRDHHNHNHNTGSSSGSSKLKPSPFSGPIMIPDEARRKPKHGGIDTQEPTSPKVSCIGQIKNKKKRIINKHNSNSNTDTTTKKEGSNRFQRMFFHTGKPKTGLKNSSAIPAPSSKSSYLLAQENNNALPIGHMRRFASSRETFSNFDWKAQIAPEDINNRDCYSEDDRPAAGSDVEDEHDEEEEVVIPFSAPIGGRGGCNGDFGGRGVDHETLDNLNLQPRKEINLWKRRTMAPPRPLQLKPVLTAK, from the coding sequence ATggagaataataataacaacaaacaGAACTCATCCTCTAAGCTAAGGAGCAAGATCTTGAAGATACTACCAAAAGCGGCGGCAGCAGTTCACGTGACATTCCAGAACCCTCCATTCAGCCCCGGCAGAGATCATCACAATCACAATCACAACACAGGTTCCTCATCAGGAAGCAGCAAGCTCAAACCATCACCATTCTCTGGGCCCATAATGATTCCAGATGAAGCCAGAAGAAAGCCTAAGCATGGTGGCATCGATACACAAGAACCCACCTCACCCAAAGTCTCCTGCATAGGACAGATCAAGAACAAGAAGAAACGGATCATCAACAAACATAACAGTAACAGTAACACCGACACCACGACCAAGAAGGAGGGTTCAAATAGGTTCCAGAGGATGTTCTTCCACACTGGCAAACCAAAAACAGGGCTCAAAAACTCTTCTGCTATTcctgctccttcttcaaagtctTCTTACTTGCTTGCTCAAGAGAATAATAATGCACTACCGATTGGTCACATGCGCCGCTTTGCCAGTAGCCGCGAAACGTTCTCTAATTTTGATTGGAAGGCTCAGATTGCGCCTGAGGACATCAATAACAGGGATTGCTACTCTGAGGATGACAGACCCGCCGCCGGGAGTGACGTCGAAGATGAACacgatgaagaagaagaggtcgTTATCCCTTTCTCAGCACCTATTGGTGGCAGAGGTGGCTGCAATGGCGATTTTGGTGGCAGAGGTGTTGATCATGAGACTCTGGATAATTTGAATTTGCAGCCACGGAAAGAGATTAATCTGTGGAAGAGAAGAACCATGGCACCACCTAGGCCTCTTCAGCTCAAGCCAGTGCTCACGGCCAAgtga
- the LOC112755939 gene encoding probable alpha-amylase 2 isoform X2: protein MIRPINKRISGFNWESHKYNWWENLESKVGEIAKAGFTSVWLPPPTHSFSPQGYTPQNLYSLNTNYGSEHHLKALLAKMKQHKLRSMADIVINHRVGTTQGRGGIYNRFDGIPLSWDERAVTSDTGGLGNRKTGAIFQGFPNIDHTQDFVRKDIIGWLRWLRHNVGFEDFRFDFAKGFSAKYVKEYIEATKPLFCVGEYWDSCNYRGSSLDYNQDSHRQRIINWIDGTGQLSAAFDFTTKGILQEAVKGEFWRLRDGQGKPPGVMGWWPSRSVTFVDNHDTGSTQAHWPFPSDHIMEGYAYILTHPGIPTVFYDHLFEWGNSIRNQIVKLIDVRKREGIESRSSVRILEAKQNLYSAIIGDKVCMKIGSASWCPSASHTQWELATSGHNYAVWRKQ from the exons ATGATCAGACCAATCAACAAAAGGATATCG GGATTCAACTGGGAGTCGCACAAGTACAATTGGTGGGAGAATCTAGAGAGCAAAGTTGGAGAGATAGCCAAAGCTGGATTCACTTCCGTTTGGTTGCCACCACCAACTCATTCCTTCTCACCTCAAGGCTACACTCCACAGAACCTTTACTCACTCAACACTAATTATGGCTCCGAGCATCACTTGAAAGCTCTGCTTGCTAAGATGAAGCAACACAAACTCAGATCCATGGCTGACATTGTCATCAATCATCGTGTTGGCACCACCCAGGGACGTGGAGGAATCTACAACCGTTTTGATGGAATCCCACTCTCTTGGGATGAACGTGCTGTCACTTCAGATACCGGTGGACTT GGCAACAGAAAGACCGGCGCCATATTCCAGGGGTTCCCCAATATCGATCACACCCAAGACTTTGTGAGAAAGGATATCATAGGTTGGCTAAGATGGCTGCGCCATAACGTAGGCTTTGAGGATTTTCGTTTTGATTTTGCAAAAGG GTTTTCAGCAAAATATGTGAAAGAATATATCGAAGCAACAAAGCCATTGTTCTGTGTAGGGGAGTACTGGGATTCTTGCAACTACAGAGGTTCTTCTTTGGACTATAACCAGG ACAGCCATAGGCAGCGAATAATCAATTGGATTGATGGCACTGGACAGCTTTCAGCTGCATTTGACTTCACAACAAAAGGAATTCTCCAG GAAGCTGTGAAGGGAGAATTTTGGCGTCTGCGTGATGGTCAAGGGAAGCCGCCGGGTGTGATGGGATGGTGGCCTTCAAGATCAGTCACGTTTGTGGACAATCATGATACTGGCTCCACTCAG GCTCATTGGCCGTTCCCCTCTGATCATATTATGGAG GGATATGCATACATATTGACTCATCCTGGGATACCAACAGTTTTCTATGACCACTTGTTTGAGTGGGGCAACTCCATTCGTAACCAGATAGTGAAGCTG ATTGATGTACGGAAGCGTGAAGGTATTGAGAGTAGATCATCGGTGAGGATATTGGAAGCGAAACAAAACCTATATTCAGCGATAATCGGAGACAAGGTGTGCATGAAGATTGGAAGTGCCTCATGGTGTCCATCTGCATCTCACACTCAGTGGGAACTAGCAACCTCTGGCCACAATTATGCTGTATGGCGCAAGCAGTAG
- the LOC112756484 gene encoding uncharacterized protein: MLMSLTCLNGCIFLGSKLHPGQRCLSRLYNSASGALMLEDQVFDESPKFEPNAVMDFGVTRSVPRVPTTGSELFPLVGKVFKSLNFRVAREKRFGSWVESHGFSHSINCFRIIIHIFALVGMRLEVFTLLRDIVEFCNESEYDAFELFSALLDSPHHLERSAIVFDVLMKVFASNSMLENALKVFVNAKHVGLESDIMSCNFLLKCLVEANRVDFVRPFFEELKDSGPSPNIYTYTIMMNFYCRGGPGWDVNIRRATEILGKIYSSGQRPTVVTYRSYIHGLCKVGSLDVAFKLICNLSYRNKPLNSHCFNAIIRGFCIRGAVQKAFEVLEKMKISGVVPDAYSYSILIDALCKEGDVEKSLDLMTEMERYQIKPSVVIYTSLIHGLCKSGLMECAIDFFNRIGASGCEYDQTVYKTLIDGLCMDGDKNSATKHLQEMIINNLVHTTFGFRFLIRGFYKLGHYDKAFEAFNIMLRRGISPDTITCNYVLNGYCRDGRLEEALKLLEELSDHGITLNSHSYNAIMYRLCKESYPERALELLPRMLKRNTVPGVVNYSTLISGFFKQLNFRKSVMLFTRMVKVGIAFNNITYTILINIFCRSGQMHRACDIFLKMKERGLCLDVITYTSLIAGFSDAGELKEAGLIFEEMSREGCRPNVITYTCLIDGCCKSNQIDLAWQLFNKMNKDAVKPDVVTYTVLIAWYRMHGRTAEAHSLCCEMKRKGIFPDDKFIRICRFDTEYWHNT, from the coding sequence ATGTTGATGTCGTTAACATGTTTAAATGGATGTATTTTTCTCGGAAGCAAACTGCACCCCGGACAGCGATGTTTATCGAGGTTGTATAATTCTGCATCCGGGGCATTGATGTTGGAagaccaagtgtttgatgaaagtcCAAAATTTGAGCCCAATGCTGTGATGGATTTTGGGGTAACCCGGTCAGTTCCCCGTGTTCCCACAACAGGGAGCGAATTGTTTCCTTTAGTGGGTAAGGTGTTTAAGTCCTTGAATTTTAGGGTTGCAAGGGAAAAAAGGTTTGGGAGTTGGGTTGAGAGCCATGGGTTTTCTCATTCAATCAACTGTTTTAGGATTATCATTCACATATTTGCTCTGGTGGGGATGCGTTTGGAGGTGTTTACTTTGCTTAGGGATATTGTTGAGTTCTGCAATGAGTCTGAGTACGACGCATTTGAATTGTTTTCGGCTTTGCTAGATTCACCCCACCATTTGGAAAGATCAGCTATCGTGTTTGATGTGCTCATGAAAGTATTTGCATCAAATTCTATGCTTGAAAATGCTTTGAAGGTGTTTGTGAATGCTAAGCATGTTGGGCTTGAAAGTGATATAATGTCTTGCAATTTCTTGCTGAAATGCTTGGTTGAAGCAAATAGAGTGGATTTTGTGAGGCCATTTTTTGAAGAATTGAAAGACTCTGGTCCATCACCAAATATCTACACCTATACAATTATGATGAACTTTTATTGTAGAGGTGGTCCTGGGTGGGATGTAAATATTAGACGGGCTACCGAGATTTTAGGAAAAATATATAGTAGTGGGCAAAGGCCAACTGTTGTGACATATAGATCTTATATTCATGGACTTTGTAAAGTTGGTTCTCTTGATGTTGCCTTCAAGTTAATTTGCAATTTGTCATATAGAAACAAGCCTCTCAATAGCCATTGTTTTAATGCTATAATTCGTGGTTTCTGTATAAGAGGTGCAGTTCAGAAAGCTTTTGAGGTTCTAGAAAAAATGAAGATCTCTGGAGTAGTGCCTGATGCTTATAGCTATAGCATTTTAATTGATGCACTCTGCAAGGAAGGCGATGTAGAGAAAAGTCTCGACTTGATGACGGAAATGGAACGCTACCAAATAAAACCATCTGTTGTTATCTACACTTCCCTCATTCATGGTCTTTGCAAAAGTGGGCTGATGGAATGTGCAATAGATTTTTTCAATCGAATTGGTGCTTCTGGTTGTGAATATGATCAAACTGTGTATAAAACTTTAATAGATGGACTTTGTATGGATGGTGATAAGAATTCAGCCACCAAGCATTTGCAGGAGATGATTATAAATAATTTGGTTCATACTACTTTTGGTTTCCGCTTTCTAATTAGAGGATTCTACAAACTGGGACACTATGATAAGGCATTTGAAGCTTTTAATATCATGCTTCGACGTGGTATCTCGCCAGATACCATCACTTGCAATTATGTTCTTAATGGATATTGTAGGGATGGACGCTTGGAAGAAGCATTAAAACTGTTGGAGGAATTATCAGATCATGGTATTACCCTGAACTCACATTCATATAATGCAATAATGTACAGGCTTTGCAAAGAAAGTTATCCAGAAAGGGCATTGGAGCTCttgccaagaatgctcaaaaggAATACAGTTCCCGGAGTTGTTAATTATAGTACTCTTATATCAGGTTTTTTCAAACAGTTGAATTTTAGAAAGTCTGTGATGTTATTCACAAGAATGGTAAAGGTAGGGATCGCTTTCAACAACATCACATACACGATTCTTATTAACATATTTTGCCGTAGTGGTCAAATGCATCGAGCTTGTGACATTTTtcttaaaatgaaagaaagaggTTTGTGTCTGGATGTGATTACATATACATCTTTAATAGCTGGCTTTTCTGATGCTGGAGAACTGAAGGAGGCCGGGCTAATATTTGAGGAAATGTCGAGGGAGGGCTGTCGGCCAAATGTAATTACATATACTTGTTTGATTGATGGATGTTGCAAGTCAAACCAAATAGATTTGGCCTGGCAGCTGTTTAATAAAATGAACAAAGATGCAGTTAAACCCGATGTTGTAACTTATACTGTGCTGATTGCTTGGTATCGTATGCATGGACGGACAGCTGAGGCACATAGCCTATGTTGCGAAATGAAGAGAAAGGGTATTTTTCCGGATGATAAATTCATCAGGATCTGTCGATTTGATACTGAATACTGGCACAACACTTGA
- the LOC112755939 gene encoding probable alpha-amylase 2 isoform X1, whose amino-acid sequence MGLLNTGHDQTNQQKDIGTALKNGKEILFQGFNWESHKYNWWENLESKVGEIAKAGFTSVWLPPPTHSFSPQGYTPQNLYSLNTNYGSEHHLKALLAKMKQHKLRSMADIVINHRVGTTQGRGGIYNRFDGIPLSWDERAVTSDTGGLGNRKTGAIFQGFPNIDHTQDFVRKDIIGWLRWLRHNVGFEDFRFDFAKGFSAKYVKEYIEATKPLFCVGEYWDSCNYRGSSLDYNQDSHRQRIINWIDGTGQLSAAFDFTTKGILQEAVKGEFWRLRDGQGKPPGVMGWWPSRSVTFVDNHDTGSTQAHWPFPSDHIMEGYAYILTHPGIPTVFYDHLFEWGNSIRNQIVKLIDVRKREGIESRSSVRILEAKQNLYSAIIGDKVCMKIGSASWCPSASHTQWELATSGHNYAVWRKQ is encoded by the exons ATGGGCTTATTAAACACT GGACATGATCAGACCAATCAACAAAAGGATATCG GTACCGCTTTGAAGAATGGAAAGGAAATACTCTTTCAG GGATTCAACTGGGAGTCGCACAAGTACAATTGGTGGGAGAATCTAGAGAGCAAAGTTGGAGAGATAGCCAAAGCTGGATTCACTTCCGTTTGGTTGCCACCACCAACTCATTCCTTCTCACCTCAAGGCTACACTCCACAGAACCTTTACTCACTCAACACTAATTATGGCTCCGAGCATCACTTGAAAGCTCTGCTTGCTAAGATGAAGCAACACAAACTCAGATCCATGGCTGACATTGTCATCAATCATCGTGTTGGCACCACCCAGGGACGTGGAGGAATCTACAACCGTTTTGATGGAATCCCACTCTCTTGGGATGAACGTGCTGTCACTTCAGATACCGGTGGACTT GGCAACAGAAAGACCGGCGCCATATTCCAGGGGTTCCCCAATATCGATCACACCCAAGACTTTGTGAGAAAGGATATCATAGGTTGGCTAAGATGGCTGCGCCATAACGTAGGCTTTGAGGATTTTCGTTTTGATTTTGCAAAAGG GTTTTCAGCAAAATATGTGAAAGAATATATCGAAGCAACAAAGCCATTGTTCTGTGTAGGGGAGTACTGGGATTCTTGCAACTACAGAGGTTCTTCTTTGGACTATAACCAGG ACAGCCATAGGCAGCGAATAATCAATTGGATTGATGGCACTGGACAGCTTTCAGCTGCATTTGACTTCACAACAAAAGGAATTCTCCAG GAAGCTGTGAAGGGAGAATTTTGGCGTCTGCGTGATGGTCAAGGGAAGCCGCCGGGTGTGATGGGATGGTGGCCTTCAAGATCAGTCACGTTTGTGGACAATCATGATACTGGCTCCACTCAG GCTCATTGGCCGTTCCCCTCTGATCATATTATGGAG GGATATGCATACATATTGACTCATCCTGGGATACCAACAGTTTTCTATGACCACTTGTTTGAGTGGGGCAACTCCATTCGTAACCAGATAGTGAAGCTG ATTGATGTACGGAAGCGTGAAGGTATTGAGAGTAGATCATCGGTGAGGATATTGGAAGCGAAACAAAACCTATATTCAGCGATAATCGGAGACAAGGTGTGCATGAAGATTGGAAGTGCCTCATGGTGTCCATCTGCATCTCACACTCAGTGGGAACTAGCAACCTCTGGCCACAATTATGCTGTATGGCGCAAGCAGTAG
- the LOC112758613 gene encoding glutathione S-transferase, with the protein MAAVKVYGPTLSTAVSRVLACLIEKDVQFEVIPVNMSKGEHKRPEFLSLQPFGQVPAFQDGNISLFESRAICRYVCEKYAERGNKGLYGTDPLAKASIDQWVEAEGQSFNPPSSALVFQLAFAPRMKLKQDEGVIRQNEEKLAKVLDVYDKRLSQTRFLAGDDFSFADLSHLPNAHYLVTATDRAPLFTQRDNVSRWWNDISTRHSWNEVLRLHKTAY; encoded by the exons ATGGCAGCAGTGAAAGTGTACGGACCAACCCTGTCGACGGCGGTGTCAAGGGTGCTGGCCTGTCTGATCGAGAAGGATGTGCAGTTTGAGGTGATTCCGGTGAATATGTCGAAAGGAGAACATAAGAGACCTGAATTCCTGTCCCTTCAG CCTTTTGGCCAAGTCCCTGCATTTCAAGACGGCAACATCTCCCTCTTCG AGTCAAGAGCAATATGCCGGTATGTATGTGAGAAATACGCGGAGAGGGGGAACAAGGGATTGTACGGAACGGACCCATTGGCGAAGGCATCCATAGATCAGTGGGTGGAGGCGGAGGGGCAGAGCTTCAACCCCCCAAGCTCAGCGCTGGTGTTCCAGCTGGCATTTGCCCCAAGGATGAAGCTGAAGCAAGACGAAGGAGTGATTAGGCAGAACGAAGAGAAGCTTGCCAAGGTGCTTGACGTCTATGACAAGAGGCTCTCTCAGACTCGTTTCTTGGCGGGCGATGACTTCTCCTTCGCTGACCTCTCCCACCTTCCCAACGCCCACTACTTGGTCACCGCCACCGACAGGGCCCCACTATTCACCCAAAGGGACAACGTCTCCAGGTGGTGGAACGACATCTCCACCCGTCATTCCTGGAACGAGGTCCTTCGTCTCCACAAAACTGCTTATTAA